One window of Scheffersomyces stipitis CBS 6054 chromosome 1, whole genome shotgun sequence genomic DNA carries:
- a CDS encoding predicted protein, which produces MKLSNTALLAIVASSTLVAAAPAKKREFTTVKRSDINEVLEILKDIQGLKQKREFLEGDELIALDARADNAIVDLISALFNSGIIGEIWNTLTTDTALQSTLKNLIQSAINGLIVQGPALISAIWNSGLIGNLFNTLINDADVRSSFLGVVKYIFDFALNLITGGSSTTAAAAPAPAPSAAPAAKREITELNLNGEYLDKRDVSEVVTYIYNAIKDSGIVTTLINKVLADPQQSISFLTSALQYGVVAVEDVYGWAKSSGLLDEALQYLQENGGTYIGAIASWLSGAISSGSVSASDIAAASVPSNTGATSVATTAAAAAPAAKANPTTTAGAATTAAPVPTAAATNNDAVLQSLINAYGGTPNTVATTVATAGLAGSINQLVGAANQAAGSLKKRRVY; this is translated from the exons ATGAAGTTATCTAACACCGCTTTGTTGGCTATTGTTGCCTCTTCCACCTTAGTTGCTGCTGCCCCAGCCAAG AAGAGAGAATTTACTACTGTCAAGAGATCTGACATCAACGAAGTtttggaaatcttgaaagatATCCAAGGCCTTAAGCAGAAGAGAGAATTTCTCGAAGGTGATGAATTGATTGCCCTCGATGCCAGAGCCGACAACGCCATTGTTGACTTGATTAGTGCTTTGTTCAACTCAGGTATCATTGGTGAAATCTGGAACACTCTTACCACAGACACTGCTCTTCAATCTACTCTTAAGAATCTTATTCAATCTGCCATCAATGGTTTGATTGTTCAAGGTCCAGCATTGATCTCTGCTATCTGGAACTCAGGTTTGATCGGTAACCTTTTCAACACTTTGATCAACGACGCCGATGTCAGAAGCTCTTTCTTGGGTGTCGTCAAGTACATTTTTGACTTTGCCCTCAATTTGATCACTGGTGGTTCCAGCACCACTGCTGCAGCAGCACCAGCACCAGCACCTTCTGCTGCACCAGCTGCTAAGAGAGAGATCACTGAATTAAACCTCAACGGTGAATACCTTGACAAGAGAGACgtttctgaagttgttaCATACATCTACAACGCTATCAAAGACTCCGGTATTGTTACCACTTTGATTAACAAGGTTTTGGCCGACCCACAACAATCTATCTCCTTCTTGACTTCTGCTCTTCAATACGGTGTCGTTGCCGTTGAAGATGTCTACGGATGGGCTAAGAGCTCCGGTCTTTTGGACGAAGCCTTGCAATACTTGCAGGAGAACGGTGGTACTTACATCGGTGCCATTGCCTCTTGGTTGTCTGGTGCCATCTCTTCTGGTTCCGTCTCTGCATCTGACATTGCTGCCGCTTCTGTTCCATCCAACACCGGTGCCACATCTGTTGCTactactgctgctgctgctgctcctGCTGCTAAGGCCAATCCTACCACAACTGCTGGTGCTGCCACCACTGCCGCTCCAGTTcctactgctgctgccacAAACAACGATGCagttcttcaatctttGATTAATGCTTACGGTGGTACACCAAACACTGTTGCCACTACTGTCGCAACAGCTGGTCTTGCAGGAAGTATcaaccaacttgttggtgCTGCTAACCAAGCTGCCGGTTCgctcaagaagagaagagtcTACTAA
- a CDS encoding 60S ribosomal protein L14 has protein sequence MSTFSTVKASNWRYVELGRVVLVNNKDLATIVEIIDQKRVLIDGPKIQRQAIALAKVVLTPIVLPNLPRGSRTATVTKKWAAAEIDSKWAATSWAKKLAARERRSQLSDFERFQVLVLKKQRRFAVKKALAKA, from the exons ATGTCTACCTTCTCTACCGTTAAAGCTTCCAACTGGAGATACGTTGAATTAGGCCGTGTTGTTTTGGTTAACAACAAGGACTTGGCCACCATCGTTGAAATCATTGACCAAAAGAGA GTCTTGATTGATGGTCCAAAGATCCAAAGACAAGCCATTGCTTTGGCTAAGGTTGTCTTGACCCCAATTGTTTTGCCAAACTTGCCAAGAGGTTCCAGAACTGCCACTGTCACCAAGAAGTgggctgctgctgaaatCGACTCCAAGTGGGCTGCTACTTCTTGGGCTAAGAAGTTGGCTGctagagaaagaagatccCAATTGTCTGACTTCGAAAGATTCCAAGTGTTagtcttgaagaaacaaagaagattcgCTGTCAAGAAGGCTCTTGCCAAGGCTTAA
- a CDS encoding oleate delta-12 desaturase — MPTVSAVSSISTGADFGSASIKKSGNITSLDNSVSGPSSNLVTIDTHGNEFKVPDYTIKDILSAIPKHCYERSLIRSLGYVVRDIAAMVAIGYVGQKFIPLANLEGHETASTVLRGSLWMAYSYALGLFGFGLWILAHECGHGAFSDYQNINDVIGWVLHSYLMVPYFSWKFSHAKHHKATGHLTKDMVFIPYTKEEYCENKGVSVISEVMEESPIWTLSVLLFQQLGGLQTYLAINATGQRYPGYSKIGKSHYAPSSPVFDKNQWWFIVLSDIGILATITVVYQWYKTFGLFNMMVNWFVPWCWVNHWLVFVTFLQHTDPTMPHYRAEQWTFARGAAATIDRDFGFVGQHIFHDIIETHVLHHYVSRIPFYNAREASEAIKKVMGKHYRYDGENMWVSLWKCMRMCQFVDDDKEDAKGVLMFRNVNGLGVKPKD, encoded by the coding sequence ATGCCTACCGTCTCTGCTGTTTCCAGCATTTCTACTGGCGCTGACTTTGGTTCCGCTTCCATTAAGAAGAGTGGAAACATCACGTCTTTGGACAACTCCGTATCTGGGCCATCCTCCAACTTGGTCACTATCGATACCCACGGTAACGAATTCAAGGTGCCTGATTACACCATCAAGGATATTTTGTCTGCTATTCCTAAGCACTGCTACGAGAGATCTTTGATCAGATCCTTGGGCTATGTTGTACGTGATATCGCCGCCATGGTCGCTATTGGCTACGTTGGTCAGAAGTTCATTCCCTTGGCCAACTTAGAAGGCCATGAGACTGCTTCTACCGTATTGAGAGGCTCGTTATGGATGGCATACTCCTACGCTCTTGGTTTGTTCGGTTTCGGCTTGTGGATCTTGGCTCACGAATGTGGCCACGGTGCATTCTCTGACTATCAGAACATCAACGACGTCATCGGCTGGGTGTTACACTCTTACTTGATGGTGCCTTACTTCTCGTGGAAGTTCTCCCACGCCAAGCACCATAAGGCTACTGGTCACTTGACGAAGGATATGGTTTTCATTCCTTACACCAAGGAAGAGTACTGCGAAAACAAGGGAGTCTCTGTCATCTCTGAAGTTATGGAAGAATCACCTATCTGGACGTTATCTGTCTTGCTTTTCCAACAGTTGGGAGGTTTACAGACCTACTTGGCCATTAACGCTACTGGCCAGAGATATCCTGGTTATTCCAAGATCGGTAAGTCACACTACGCTCCATCTTCTCCTGTATTTGACAAAAACCAATGGTGGTTCATTGTGTTGTCTGACATTGGTATTCTTGCTACTATAACTGTTGTCTACCAATGGTACAAGACCTTCGGTCTTTTCAACATGATGGTCAACTGGTTCGTGCCTTGGTGTTGGGTTAACCACTGGTTGGTCTTTGTTACCTTCTTGCAACACACCGACCCCACCATGCCTCACTACCGTGCCGAGCAATGGACTTTTGCTAGAGGTGCTGCTGCTACCATCGATCGTGACTTTGGTTTTGTCGGACAACACATTTTCCACGACATTATCGAAACTCATGTCTTGCATCACTACGTCTCCAGAATTCCATTCTACAACGCTAGAGAAGCCTCCGAAGCCATCAAGAAAGTCATGGGTAAACACTACAGATATGACGGTGAAAACATGTGGGTTTCCTTGTGGAAGTGCATGAGAATGTGTCAGTTTGTAGACGATGACAAGGAAGACGCAAAGGGTGTGTTGATGTTCAGAAACGTCAATGGTCTCGGTGTGAAGCCAAAGGATTAG
- the SPC3 gene encoding signal peptidase subunit (Microsomal signal peptidase subunit 3), with amino-acid sequence MFNLVTRGQAVANQALTSSVFIIVTIVAITLARLYQDNVWSIDTTSIGAISPSASIKYSFNYGSTNRQPKENAKIQFDLDADLTSLFNWNTKQVFVYVTAEYPGKSDGSSNRVTFWDKIIVSKEDAKLHLVNQRSKYSVWDVEKSFRGREAVVRLEWNIQPHIGPLIFGETEATATFNFAEIEKKKKKKEQKVEKVEPVVEEIKEEVKEEVKEEPIPEPVQQAQQAQEVEEEPVQEPLDEVPIQ; translated from the coding sequence ATGTTCAATCTTGTGACAAGAGGGCAGGCGGTGGCCAATCAGGCACTCACCTCGTCTGTTTTCATCATAGTGACCATAGTAGCAATTACCTTAGCTAGACTATACCAGGATAATGTATGGTCAATAGATACCACGTCAATCGGTGCTATCAGCCCTTCTGCTTCCATCAAATACTCTTTCAATTACGGTTCTACAAATAGACAACCCAAAGAGAATGCTAAAATCCAATTCGATCTCGATGCAGACCTTACTTCTTTGTTCAACTGGAACACCAAGCAAGTATTTGTCTACGTAACAGCCGAATACCCAGGAAAATCTGATGGCTCATCCAACAGAGTCACTTTCTGGGACAAGATCATTGTGTCCAAGGAAGACGCCAAGTTGCACTTGGTTAACCAAAGATCTAAGTATTCCGTCTGGGATGTAGAAAAGTCGTTCAGAGGCAGAGAGGCTGTGGTTAGACTCGAATGGAACATCCAGCCACACATCGGACCTTTGATTTTCGGTGAAACAGAAGCAACGGCGACTTTTAATTTTGCTGAAatcgaaaagaagaaaaagaagaaggagcAGAAAGTAGAAAAAGTGGAACCTGTTGTAGAAGAGATTAAGGAGGAGGTAAAGGAAGAAGTTAAAGAAGAACCGATTCCAGAACCTGTTCAACAAGCTCA
- the CYR1 gene encoding cysteinyl-tRNA synthetase (cysteinyl-tRNA synthetase (CysRS)): protein MNSLRKSFTRFISMSTVKKVTQPEWHAPQPSAVGKPVLKIYNSLTRSKTEFVPIVPGHITWYCCGPTVYDHSHMGHARNYVSTDICRRIFQDYFGYNVKFIQNVTDIDDKIIIAARQQYLFEQKLSGVYQQVNSELVAKSEEYLTSYVEKNLPEFTGKDIKSEFIAWADSIASNVQDIAKEKPKFPMYLKAARRAHDAIYSTNVLATPIAEYLESIKEVATPSLDKEFGSTVNDPSIFRKLPSFWENKFDQDMARLNVLPSTVTTRVSEYIPDIIEFIDKIIENGFGYPTKDGSVYFDTAKFENDPNHDYAKLQPWNKGDMSLINDGEGSLTTGQDTKKSSADFALWKASKPGEPSWPSKWGEGRPGWHIECSVMASDITGQTMDIHSGGIDLCFPHHDNELAQSEAYFDNKQWVNYFMHSGHLHIQGQKMSKSLKNFITIEQALEDFSSRQLRLVFALSSWEKPLDFKDSLISEVKTIESAFSKFFTNVRALNNDYKHKVNDGEFVSKKLSKYEKQLYDDLDIAQDEVDVAFNDNLASGQALRAIQILISKSNNYIQLAASGETELRIDVLLQVTRWIVKILEILGFEARADRLGWVDSSEAGEGAGSTEDIALPYVKALSQFRDAVRNLAISKADNSEILKACDTIRSDLINLSVSLDDRPSGAALVKFLNASEKEQLIQQQEDKLKAIAEKEKKKQEQAAAAAKKEEERLAKMKINPQDMFKDSSLYSTWDERGIPTKDAKGEDVSKSMQKKLTKQHQQQQKLYDEYLASQKA from the coding sequence ATGAATCTGCTTCGTAAGCTGTTCACACGATTCATTTCCATGTCCACAGTAAAGAAAGTGACACAGCCGGAATGGCACGCGCCCCAGCCTTCTGCTGTTGGAAAGCCAGTATTGAAAATCTACAACTCTCTAACCAGATCCAAGACTGAATTTGTACCCATTGTACCAGGACACATCACCTGGTACTGTTGTGGACCAACCGTATACGACCATTCGCATATGGGCCATGCCAGAAACTACGTTTCTACCGATatctgtagaagaatttttcaggaTTACTTTGGCTACAACGTCAAGTTCATTCAGAATGTCACTGACATCGACGATAAAATCATCATTGCTGCTCGTCAACAGTACCTTTTTGAACAAAAGTTATCTGGCGTGTATCAGCAAGTCAATTCTGAGTTGGTTGCAAAGTCCGAAGAGTACTTGACTTCTTATGTAGAGAAGAATTTACCTGAATTCACAGGTAAGGATATTAAAAGTGAGTTCATTGCTTGGGCTGACTCTATTGCAAGCAATGTTCAGGACATTGCTAAGGAAAAGCCCAAGTTCCCCATGTACTTGAAAGCAGCTAGAAGGGCCCACGATGCCATTTACTCTACTAATGTTTTAGCTACGCCTATTGCAGAGTACCTTGAGAGTATCAAAGAGGTAGCCACACCTCTGTTGGATAAGGAGTTCGGCTCTACTGTAAACGATCCTTCTATCTTCAGAAAGTTGCCTTCTTTCTGGGAGAACAAGTTTGACCAGGACATGGCCAGATTGAATGTCTTACCCTCTACCGTCACTACTAGAGTGTCTGAATATATTCCTGACATCATTGAGTTCATAGACAAGATCATAGAGAACGGCTTTGGCTACCCAACAAAGGACGGCTCCGTCTATTTTGACACTGCCAAGTTTGAAAACGACCCCAACCATGACTACGCCAAGCTTCAGCCCTGGAACAAGGGAGACATGTCGTTGATTAACGATGGAGAAGGATCCTTGACCACTGGTCAGGATACAAAGAAGAGTTCTGCTGACTTTGCATTGTGGAAGGCTTCAAAGCCTGGTGAACCATCTTGGCCATCCAAGTGGGGTGAAGGTAGACCCGGGTGGCACATCGAGTGTTCTGTGATGGCTTCAGACATCACGGGACAAACTATGGATATTCACTCTGGAGGTATCGATTTGTGTTTTCCACATCATGATAACGAATTAGCCCAATCTGAAGCTTATTTCGATAACAAGCAATGGGTTAACTACTTCATGCATAGCGGCCATTTGCATATCCAGGGCCAGAAGATGTCCAAGTCGCTCAAGAACTTTATCACTATTGAACAAGCATTGGAGGATTTTAGTAGTAGGCAGTTGAGATTGGTGTTTGCCTTGAGTTCGTGGGAAAAGCCGCTTGATTTCAAGGATTCTTTGATCAGTGAAGTCAAGACCATTGAATCTGCCTtctccaagttcttcacaAATGTGCGTGCCTTGAATAACGACTACAAGCACAAGGTCAACGACGGTGAGTTTGtgtccaagaagttgagcAAATATGAAAAGCAATTGTATGACGATTTGGATATTGCTCAGGATGAAGTGGACGTTGCTTTCAACGATAACTTGGCCAGCGGGCAAGCTTTGAGGGCCATTCAGATTTTGATCTCCAAGTCGAACAACTACATCCAATTGGCTGCCAGTGGAGAAACTGAGTTAAGAATAGATGTGTTGTTGCAGGTAACTCGCTGGATCGTtaagatcttggaaatttTAGGTTTCGAAGCTAGAGCTGACCGTTTGGGTTGGGTTGATTCCAGTGAAGCTGGAGAAGGTGCTGGATCTACAGAAGATATTGCACTTCCATACGTAAAGGCATTGTCCCAGTTCCGTGATGCAGTCCGTAACTTGGCAATCAGTAAAGCTGACAACAGCGAGATCCTAAAGGCATGTGACACCATCAGATCCGACTTGATAAACTTGAGTGTTTCATTAGACGACAGACCAAGCGGTGCTGCCTTGGTTAAATTCTTGAATGCTCTGGAGAAGGAACAATTGATCCAACAGCAGGAAGATAAGTTGAAGGCCATTGctgagaaagaaaagaagaagcaagaaCAGGCAGCTGCTGCCGCTaagaaagaggaagaaagacttgccaagatgaagatcaaCCCTCAAGACATGTTTAAGGACTCCTCGTTGTACTCTACATGGGACGAAAGAGGAATTCCTACCAAAGATGCAAAGGGCGAAGACGTTTCCAAGAGTATgcaaaagaagttgacaaagcaacaccaacaacagcaaaaatTGTACGACGAGTACTTGGCTAGTCAGAAGGCTTAG
- a CDS encoding mitochondrial translation elongation factor has translation MSGTVRRFHFSRPVFNGVEAVKLPSTYEEEKVIIDEINKELPHADLDASKRMRNIGISAHIDSGKTTFTERVLFYTGRIKAIHEVRGRDAVGAKMDHMDLEREKGITIQSAATYCSWDKEDTAYHFNLIDTPGHIDFTIEVERALRVLDGAVLVVCAVSGVQSQTVTVDRQMRRYNVPRVTFINKMDRMGADPFRAIEQINLKLKTPAAAIQVPIGAESELKGVVNIIDRVALYNEGAQGETIRSAEVPEELKELVEEKRALLIETLADVDDEMADIYLEGEEPTVEQIKGAIRRATIGRKFTPVLMGSALANKGIQPVLDAVVDYLPQPNEILNTGLEVAKSGEEKPINLLPSSSAPFVGLAFKLEEGQYGQLTYIRVYQGKLKKGSYMTHVKTGKKVKVARLVRMHSNDMEDVNEVGPGEICATFGIDCASGDTFMGANSDQLIAMSSMFVPEAVISLSIAPKSKDNGAFSKAMNRFQKEDPTFRVKFDPESKETIISGMGELHLEIYVERIKREYGVECITGKPQVSYRESITAPTTFDYTHKKQSGGSGQYGRVMGEFSPLEGDNKFSQHIVGGKIPEKFLFACSKGFEDCLEKGPLIGHKVLGVHMHINDGQTHVVDSSELSFRTATQGAFKQAFLEAQPVILEPIMSVEISAPNEFQGSVVGLVNKLGGMILETVNGQDEFTVTAECSLNSMFGFSTSLRACTQGKGEFSLEFCKYSQTSPQLQRELIAEYQKALAAKK, from the coding sequence ATGAGTGGTACCGTGAGGAGGTTCCATTTTTCCAGACCTGTTTTCAATGGTGTCGAGGCTGTCAAGCTCCCCAGCACTTACGAAGAGGAAAAGGTAATTATCGACGAGATTAACAAAGAGTTGCCTCATGCTGACTTGGATGCTTCAAAGAGAATGAGAAATATCGGTATTTCGGCCCATATCGACTCTGGAAAGACTACCTTCACTGAACGTGTCTTATTCTATACCGGTAGAATCAAGGCTATTCATGAAGTCAGAGGTCGTGATGCTGTTGGAGCTAAAATGGATCACATGGACTTGGAGAGAGAAAAAGGAATTACCATCCAATCTGCTGCTACATACTGTTCGTGGGACAAGGAAGACACAGCTTATcatttcaacttgattgaTACCCCTGGCCATATTGATTTCACAATTGAAGTCGAAAGAGCGTTGAGAGTTTTGGATGGTGCTGTGTTGGTTGTTTGTGCAGTTTCCGGTGTCCAGTCTCAGACCGTTACTGTGGATCGTCAAATGCGTCGTTACAATGTTCCTAGGGTCAcattcatcaacaagatggACCGTATGGGTGCTGATCCTTTCAGAGCCATTGAACAGATtaacttgaaattgaagacaCCTGCTGCTGCTATCCAAGTTCCTATTGGTGCTGAATCTGAATTGAAAGGTGTAGTCAACATCATCGACCGTGTAGCCTTGTACAACGAAGGTGCCCAGGGTGAGACTATAAGATCTGCCGAAGTGccagaagagttgaaggaattggttgaagaaaagagagcTTTATTGATTGAGACTTTGGCTGACGTTGACGATGAAATGGCTGATATCTATTTGGAAGgtgaagaaccaactgtGGAACAAATCAAAGGAGCTATTAGAAGAGCCACTATCGGCAGAAAATTCACTCCTGTCTTAATGGGTTCTGCTTTGGCCAACAAAGGTATTCAACCAGTATTAGATGCTGTTGTTGACTACTTACCGCAACCaaatgaaatcttgaaTACTGGTTTGGAAGTGGCTAAATCGGGTGAAGAAAAGCCAATTAACTTGCTCCCATCCAGTTCTGCTCCCTTCGTCGGCTTAGCCttcaaattggaagaaggtCAATATGGTCAATTGACTTATATTAGAGTCTACCAAGgtaagttgaagaagggTTCCTATATGACTCACGTCAAGACCGGTAAGAAGGTCAAGGTCGCCAGATTGGTGAGAATGCACTCCAACGATATGGAAGACGTTAACGAAGTTGGTCCCGGTGAAATCTGCGCCACATTCGGTATTGACTGTGCTTCTGGTGATACATTTATGGGTGCCAACAGTGATCAGCTTATTGCCATGAGTTCCATGTTTGTTCCGGAAGCAGTTATTTCATTGTCCATTGCTCCAAAGTCAAAGGATAATGGAGCCTTCTCCAAGGCTATGAACAGATTCCAGAAGGAAGATCCTACTTTCAGAGTCAAGTTCGACCCAGAATCCAAAGAAACCATTATTTCCGGTATGGGTGAGTTGCACTTGGAAATCTACGTAGAAAGAATCAAGCGTGAATACGGTGTAGAATGTATTACCGGTAAGCCACAGGTTTCCTACAGAGAATCTATTACTGCTCCTACCACTTTCGACTACACCCACAAGAAACAATCTGGTGGTTCTGGTCAATACGGTAGAGTTATGGGTGAATTCTCTCCTCTTGAAGGTGACAACAAGTTCTCGCAACATATTGTTGGTGGCAAGATTCCtgagaagttcttgtttgCTTGTTCTAAGGGTTTTGAAGACTGTTTAGAAAAGGGTCCATTAATTGGTCACAAGGTCTTGGGTGTCCACATGCATATCAACGATGGTCAAACTCACGTCGtcgattcttctgaattgtCGTTCAGAACTGCTACTCAAGGTGCCTTCAAGCAAGCTTTCTTGGAAGCTCAGCCCGTCATTTTGGAACCTATTATGTCTGTTGAAATCAGTGCTCCAAATGAGTTCCAAGGTTCAGTTGTAGGCTTAGTCAACAAGTTGGGAGGCATGATCTTGGAAACTGTCAACGGTCAAGATGAATTTACTGTCACTGCTGAATGTTCCTTGAACTCCATGTTCGGCTTCTCCACTTCATTGAGAGCTTGTACTCAAGGTAAGGGTGAATTCTCTTTGGAATTCTGTAAATACAGTCAAACCTCTCCACAGTTGCAAAGAGAGTTAATTGCCGAGTACCAAAAGGCTTTGGCTGCTAAGAAATAG